In Carya illinoinensis cultivar Pawnee chromosome 9, C.illinoinensisPawnee_v1, whole genome shotgun sequence, the following are encoded in one genomic region:
- the LOC122276946 gene encoding G-type lectin S-receptor-like serine/threonine-protein kinase At1g11330, with amino-acid sequence MLQLASGLRNVVLGNKRKAKETLSFNIEQVCAKFSGESKPEDGINQVKLLELPIFSFEDLSSATNNFHQSNKLGQGGFGPVYRGKLLQGQEIAVKRLSRASGQGLEEFMNEVVVISKLQHRNLVRLLGGCVEGEENLLIYEYMPNKSLDVFLFG; translated from the exons ATGCTCCAATTAGCTAGTGGACTAAGAAATGTTG TACTAGGAAATAAAAGGAAAGCGAAGGAAACACTATCGTTCAACATTGAGCAAGTATGTGCAAAATTTTCAGGTGAAAGCAAGCCTGAGGATGGCATCAACCAAGTTAAACTCTTGGAGCTACCTATATTTAGTTTTGAGGACCTATCAAGTGCAACAAACAACTTTCATCAATCTAACAAGCTTGGGCAGGGTGGATTTGGTCCTGTATACAGG GGAAAATTGTTACAAGGACAAGAAATTGCAGTAAAAAGACTTTCAAGGGCCTCTGGACAAGGGCTAGAAGAATTTATGAATGAGGTGGTTGTCATTTCTAAACTTCAACACCGTAATCTCGTTAGACTCCTTGGCGGGTGCgttgaaggagaagaaaatttgTTGATCTATGAATACATGCCAAACAAAAGCTTAGATGTATTTCTTTTTGGTTAG
- the LOC122276948 gene encoding zinc finger BED domain-containing protein RICESLEEPER 2-like, translating to MEASPSGRSEGNPNATIPSPRNPNATILSPSSRPISRAATCCRNTSVKADVLHNHKFIHVQFCAHILNLIVVEGLKEIDDSITKVRNIVRYVRASPQRLSKFKAIASQLGISCSKTLCLDVPTRWNSTYIMLDVVQKYQRAFEWMEVENGGLKYALLEPARKGLLSGMTMRMQAKYDKYWGDVEKINRLLFVAVILNTQYKLALIEFWRNYTMGVVKATWFITMLKRDLDELYSHYNNSGQPSSVAGTSHSIPTPLFNDCSSDDSLHPPRRGYNIVNQYHQLVAMRNIIQCTSEIEWYFMEEAEAPSDVFQLLTWWKVNSTKYQIISRIA from the exons aTGGAGGCTTCACCTAGTGGAAGGTCGGAAGGGAATCCAAATGCAACAATTCCATCACCGAGGAatccaaatgccacaattttGTCACCAAGTTCTAGACCCATTTCTAGAGCAGCTACTTGTTGT aggAATACGAGTGTGAAAGCTGATGTCCTCCACAACCACAAATTTATTCATGTTCAATTTTGTGCTCATATCCTTAACCTGATTGTTGTTGAGGGGTTAAAAGAGATTGACGATTCAATTACCaaagtccgcaacattgtgaggtatgtgagggcttcccctcaAAGGCTGTCCAAGTTCAAGGCAATAGCAAGCCAGCTTGGGATTTCATGTTCTAAGACATTGTGCTTGGATGTTCCAACTCGATGGAACTCGACTTACATTATGTTGGATGTGGTACAAAAGTACCAAAGAGCATTCGAATGGATGGAGGTCGAGAATGGgggccttaagtatgctttgctggagcctgcaAGAAAGGG ACTATTATCTGGTATGACTATGAGAATGCAGGCCAAATATGACAAATATTGGGgggatgttgagaaaataaatagattactttttgtggctgtgatccttAACACTCAATATAAGTTGGCATTGATAGAATTTTGGAGAAATTACACAATGGGGGTAGTGAAGGCTACATGGTTTATTACAATGCTTAAAAGGGATCTTGATGAATTATATTCCCACTATAACAATAGTGGTCAGCCTTCATCCGTAGCGGGCACCTCACACTCGATTCCGACACCTCTCTTCAATGACTGTAGCTCAGATGACTCATTACATCCACCACGTCGAGGTTACAATATTGTGAATCAGTATCATCAACTCGTTGCAATGAGAAATATTATACAGTGTACTTCTGAGATTGAatggtattttatggaagaggccGAGGCACCTAGCGATGTATTTCagttattaacttggtggaaggttaattccACCAAGTATCAGATCATTTCTCGTATTGCCTGA